One window from the genome of Micromonospora aurantiaca ATCC 27029 encodes:
- a CDS encoding ABC transporter ATP-binding protein: MADIVLDKVSKRFPDGTTAVQDVDLEIADGEFVILVGPSGCGKSTTLNMIAGLEDISSGELRIGGERVNDKAPRDRDIAMVFQSYALYPNMTVRENMAFPLRLAKMDKETINQKVDEAAKVLELTALLDRRPANLSGGQRQRVAMGRAIVRQPKAFLMDEPLSNLDAKLRVQMRTVVSRLQKQLGTTTVYVTHDQTEAMTLGDRVVIMRGGAVQQVGPPQELYDHPRNLFVAGFIGSPSMNFVHAVVEDGRLRTALGDVPVGDRIRRELEGGDAPRELILGIRPEHFEDAALIDDETRRRGMEFEAPVDIVESMGSDKYVYFTVEGERATAAELEELAADTGAADFAGAGSNLVTRLSAESPVREGESRRVWFNLEKIHLFDPGSGRNLTLHEGRSAGALAD; the protein is encoded by the coding sequence ATGGCCGACATCGTGCTGGACAAGGTGAGCAAGCGGTTCCCGGACGGGACCACCGCCGTACAGGACGTCGACCTGGAGATCGCCGACGGCGAGTTCGTGATCCTGGTCGGCCCGTCCGGCTGCGGGAAGTCCACCACGCTCAACATGATCGCCGGGCTGGAGGACATCAGCTCCGGTGAGCTGCGCATCGGCGGCGAGCGGGTCAACGACAAGGCGCCCCGGGACCGCGACATCGCGATGGTCTTCCAGTCGTACGCGCTCTACCCGAACATGACCGTGCGGGAGAACATGGCGTTCCCGCTGCGGCTGGCGAAGATGGACAAGGAGACCATCAACCAGAAGGTCGACGAGGCGGCGAAGGTGCTGGAGCTGACCGCGCTGCTGGACCGCAGGCCGGCCAACCTGTCCGGCGGCCAGCGGCAGCGGGTGGCGATGGGACGGGCGATCGTCCGGCAGCCCAAGGCGTTCCTGATGGACGAGCCGCTGTCGAACCTGGACGCCAAGCTGCGGGTGCAGATGCGCACCGTGGTGTCGCGGCTCCAGAAGCAGCTCGGCACCACCACCGTCTACGTCACCCACGACCAGACCGAGGCGATGACGCTCGGCGACCGGGTGGTCATCATGCGGGGCGGGGCGGTGCAGCAGGTCGGGCCGCCGCAGGAGCTGTACGACCACCCGCGCAACCTCTTCGTCGCCGGGTTCATCGGCTCGCCCTCGATGAACTTCGTGCACGCCGTCGTGGAGGACGGCCGGCTGCGGACCGCGCTCGGTGACGTGCCGGTCGGCGACCGGATCCGCCGCGAGCTGGAAGGCGGCGACGCGCCCCGGGAGCTGATCCTGGGCATCCGCCCGGAGCACTTCGAGGACGCGGCGCTGATCGACGACGAGACCCGCCGCCGGGGCATGGAGTTCGAGGCGCCGGTGGACATCGTCGAGTCGATGGGCTCGGACAAGTACGTCTACTTCACCGTCGAGGGGGAGCGGGCCACCGCCGCCGAGCTGGAGGAGCTGGCCGCCGACACGGGTGCGGCGGACTTCGCCGGCGCCGGGTCGAACCTGGTCACCCGGCTGTCGGCGGAGTCGCCGGTACGCGAGGGCGAGTCCCGCCGGGTCTGGTTCAACCTGGAGAAGATCCACCTGTTCGACCCGGGCAGCGGCCGCAATCTGACGCTGCACGAGGGCCGCTCCGCCGGCGCGCTGGCCGACTGA
- a CDS encoding carbohydrate ABC transporter permease, producing MAVETTTRAKLRWGLLDVVVVVFALVPVLWIASLSFKTPATLTDGKFWPREWTLDNYRTIFDTDQFVRALVNSIGIALIATAIAVVLGTMAAYAISRLDFPGKKLLVGVSLLIAMFPQVSLVSPLFEIERQLGLFDTWPGLILPYITFALPLAIYTLSAFFKQIPWDLEKAAKMDGATQGQAFRRVIAPLAAPGVFTTAILVFIFCWNDFLFAITLTSTERSRTVPVALQFFTGESQFEDPTGAICAAAVVITVPIILFVLFFQRRIVSGLTSGAVKG from the coding sequence ATGGCAGTGGAAACCACCACGCGGGCGAAGCTGCGCTGGGGCCTGCTGGACGTCGTGGTCGTCGTCTTCGCGTTGGTCCCCGTGCTCTGGATCGCCTCGCTGTCGTTCAAGACCCCGGCCACGCTCACCGACGGCAAGTTCTGGCCGCGGGAGTGGACGCTCGACAACTACCGGACCATCTTCGACACCGACCAGTTCGTCCGGGCCCTGGTCAACTCCATCGGCATCGCGCTGATCGCCACCGCGATCGCCGTGGTGCTCGGGACGATGGCCGCGTACGCGATCTCCCGGCTCGACTTCCCCGGCAAGAAGCTGCTGGTCGGAGTCTCGCTGCTGATCGCGATGTTCCCGCAGGTGTCGCTGGTGTCGCCGCTGTTCGAGATCGAGCGGCAGCTCGGGTTGTTCGACACCTGGCCCGGACTGATCCTGCCGTACATCACGTTCGCGTTGCCGCTGGCGATCTACACGCTGTCGGCGTTCTTCAAGCAGATCCCGTGGGACCTGGAGAAGGCGGCGAAGATGGACGGCGCCACCCAGGGACAGGCGTTCCGGCGGGTGATCGCCCCGCTGGCCGCGCCCGGCGTGTTCACCACGGCCATCCTGGTCTTCATCTTCTGCTGGAACGACTTCCTGTTCGCGATCACGCTCACCTCGACCGAGCGGTCCCGCACGGTCCCGGTGGCGCTGCAGTTCTTCACCGGCGAGTCGCAGTTCGAGGACCCCACCGGGGCGATCTGCGCCGCCGCCGTGGTGATCACCGTGCCGATCATCCTGTTCGTGCTCTTCTTCCAGCGCCGCATCGTCTCCGGTCTGACCTCCGGCGCAGTCAAGGGATAG